In the genome of Deinococcus sp. QL22, one region contains:
- a CDS encoding helix-turn-helix domain-containing protein gives MKRPSAIRQRFSNAETLTPGRGNLVGDRVRLARQRRSLTMIETCQLIEQHSGYAFHQSTLTRIELGTRSVYDFEVAALSLALDVDARFLLGLVPDDQA, from the coding sequence GTGAAACGTCCCAGCGCCATTCGCCAACGCTTCAGCAACGCAGAGACGCTGACGCCCGGACGCGGAAACCTGGTCGGCGACCGTGTCCGCCTGGCCCGGCAACGGCGGTCGCTGACCATGATCGAGACCTGTCAACTGATCGAACAACATTCAGGATATGCGTTCCATCAGTCGACCCTGACGCGGATCGAACTGGGTACCCGAAGTGTCTACGACTTCGAAGTCGCTGCCCTCAGTCTGGCCCTGGATGTCGATGCCCGTTTCCTGCTTGGGCTTGTCCCAGACGACCAGGCCTGA
- a CDS encoding helix-turn-helix domain-containing protein has translation MSDEPNIRQRLADNLRRLRKERGWSHEDLAAIGQIHRTQIGKIEQARQNTGIDIIERLAKTFGVEPGDLLNSGSPQPSDRSSDNTDP, from the coding sequence ATGTCTGATGAGCCCAACATTCGCCAGCGTCTGGCTGACAACCTGCGCCGGTTGCGAAAGGAGCGGGGCTGGTCGCATGAAGACCTGGCTGCAATAGGACAGATCCACCGCACCCAAATCGGCAAAATTGAGCAGGCCCGGCAGAACACCGGTATCGACATCATCGAAAGACTCGCTAAGACCTTTGGCGTTGAGCCGGGGGATCTGCTCAACAGCGGTTCCCCCCAGCCCTCTGATCGGTCGTCAGACAACACAGACCCCTGA
- a CDS encoding DUF2442 domain-containing protein — protein sequence MLGADPVAVPDGFGVVPSHPVPNTVSEVLPEPGRAQVWVTFDERETHLLDLTGLLKHEKFQALRLRELFRAVQVAPDRQSICWPAGVRLGPQELTGSAAEWSGVVTLGTVLPTSRYRPLLPYLRYQPQKGYLPPYPAEALVVQRLLQLKPGELRDSLKALHAPEEIALARLSDLGAFLSQLFAPEHLYALLRRPWHYGAQQCPDQVLLHTMLGCLMRGRPDLIERPCMLIATGGE from the coding sequence ATGCTCGGAGCCGACCCTGTCGCTGTGCCAGATGGTTTTGGCGTTGTCCCCTCACACCCAGTGCCGAATACGGTGAGTGAGGTGCTACCGGAGCCGGGACGTGCTCAGGTGTGGGTGACCTTCGACGAGCGAGAGACGCACCTGCTGGATTTGACCGGTTTGCTCAAGCATGAAAAGTTTCAGGCGCTCCGCCTGCGTGAACTGTTTCGGGCGGTGCAGGTGGCGCCTGATCGCCAGTCCATCTGCTGGCCTGCGGGGGTGCGCTTGGGCCCGCAGGAATTAACTGGCTCAGCGGCTGAATGGTCTGGCGTGGTGACCCTGGGCACCGTGCTGCCCACCTCGCGGTACCGTCCCTTGTTGCCGTACCTGCGCTATCAGCCGCAGAAGGGGTATTTGCCGCCTTACCCCGCTGAGGCCTTGGTGGTGCAGCGTTTGCTGCAGCTCAAACCCGGTGAATTGCGGGACAGTCTGAAGGCACTGCATGCCCCCGAAGAAATTGCTCTGGCCCGCCTCTCTGATCTGGGTGCTTTCTTGTCGCAGTTGTTCGCTCCGGAGCACTTGTATGCCCTGCTGCGTCGTCCCTGGCATTACGGGGCGCAGCAGTGTCCTGATCAGGTGCTGCTCCACACCATGCTGGGGTGCTTGATGCGTGGGAGGCCAGATCTGATTGAGCGGCCCTGCATGCTCATTGCAACGGGTGGTGAATGA